The Tenuifilum thalassicum genome includes the window CGGTTGAAGTTTCACCATCGCCAAACTCCCAAAAGTAGGTATCGGCGTAAAGCGAGGCATCAACAAACTGTACCTCCATTGGTGCGCATGCCGAATCGACGCTTGTGTTAAAGAGAGCCACGGGTTCGGTTGGCATCAGGTATATTATTGCAGTATCGGCATCGGAGCAGTTATTTGGAGCATCAACCCTCATGGTTATTTGATACTTATAGCCTTTTTCTTTAGGCCCCCATCGGGTATATGTATGGCTACCCGGTTTTTTCTCAGTGGAGAAGGTGTTGTCGCCAAAGGTCCAGCTATAATTCCAGCTATCAGCAGCCGGGCTCGACTGGTTGTAAATATCGAAAGTTGCATCGGGAAATACTTTAAGAGGTGGATCAACTGCGATATCCGCAATAGGCGTTGCCCATACTGTAATTTGCTGGGTATCGCGGTCGAAACACTCATACTCCGACGACGCATAAAGCACAACGTTGTAAACCGTGTCCGTTTCATTAAAGTTCAGGAACGTGTGTTTAGGTTCTTTCAACGATGACGATATACCATCGGCAAAATCCCACTTGTAAAACCTGGCGTTTGTTGTATTGTTTTCAAAGCTCACCTCAAACGGACTACAGGCCTGATATCCAGGGTTAGCCACATAGCTGGCAACCACTTCGGGGAAAACATAAACGGTTTGATAAACGCTATCGTCACAACCGAATTCTGTTATGGCACGCAGCTCAATCAGATAGGGTTGCGTGTTGTTTGTAAGGTTGTGGAAGGTATGAAGCATATTGGCAGTGCTGGTTGTGGTAGAATCAGTGCCATCGCCAAAATCATACTCAAAAGTAAGGTTAGTACCCAATGAGTTATTATCTATTTCTACATCGAAGGGCGGGCATGATATATATTCACCGGTAAGTTCCATGGCGGCATAGGGTCGTGGGTGTACCACAACGTTATGCTCAACACTATCGGTGCAACCATGCTCACTCACTGCAATCATTTTCACAACAAAGGTACTATCAACAAACTTATGGGTATTGTTGTAGGTAAGTACAGGATTATCCGAAAGGGAGTTAACGCCGGTACCAAGGCTCCATATGTAGCTATTATTTGAACTAAAAGCAACGGTTTGATTGTTGAAATTTACCGTGAGAGGATGACAACCTTCCAGATTGCCTGAAAATTCAGGGTAGATATGGGGGAATACTTTAACCGGTAGTTTTAAACTATCAATGCAAAGGGTATCGCCCGAGTAGCTGGTTCTAAGGGTAATAGTTGGTGTTTGTATAACCGGAGGAGAGTTGGTTGGGTTGGTATAAGTAACCGAACCGGGTTGATCGTTATATGAAAAAGGTCGCCCATCGCCAAAATCCCATCTATACTTATACAGAGGTGAAGTTGATGAATTATAGAGGTTAATAGTTAATGGTGTACAGCCCTCAAATAAATCCCACTGGTAATCGGCTTTGACCAGAGGGTAAACGGTTATTACGGTATCCTTCTGGCTCTTACATCCAAACGCATTGGTAGCCGTTAGTTTTGCCGTATATTGAACTACCTGGTCCTTATAGGGGTGAGAATAGCTATGAGGAGCCGGCGTTTCATCTGCCGTAGTAGACCCATCGCCAAACTCCCATAAATATGTTGCCAAACCTGAAGAGCTATTTGCGAAATTTACGGTAAGGGGGTTACAACCCTGTAATTTATCGACATCAAAACGGGAAACAACCCTTGGATAAATGCTTAGGGTTCTGAAAGTAGTATCGGCACATCCCGTAACAGCATCGAGGGTAATCAGTTTGATGGTATCGGTCAGGATATCGTTCAAAGTAGTATTATCAATCAGATACTTGAAGGAGTTCTTGTTACTGGTTATGGTATCGCCATTATAATGCGTGTACCAGTAAAAGGTATTCCCATTTAACGAAGTATTGGTTAAATCTACATAAAATGGGGTACACTGCGATTGCTGCGCAAACACGAATCCAGCCTCAACCTTTGGATGCACAGTGATGTTTTGGGTGATAGAATCCTTGCAGCCCATGGGATTAATCACCAGGTGCTTCACAACATAAACGCTATCCACACTTCCCCTGTTGGTGAAGGTATGTGTTACATTGGGGGTATCGCCGCTTTGACCATTACCAAACTCCCAAAGATAAACCAAACTGCCACCAGTGGATGTGCTTTGTAAATCTACTGTAAGATCGGAACAGCCTGACAAGGTGCTTGCATTAAACTGGGCATCAACAATGGGATACACCTCTATATCGTGCGTCTCAAAGGCCGGGCATCCTTCATCGTTTCTTGCCTCAAGAGTAACTGTATAGATTGCTATGTTGTTTGGATCGGTATTTGTGAATGTGCGTGTAAAATTGTTCCCATTGGCAAAAGTTTCAGAGGCAGGTAATCCAGGAGCCCCCCCATAAGTCCAAATATAGGTTGATGCACCAATTGCTTCGGGATGGAAAGTTACATCAAAAGGAGTACAGTTCTCGGCATACTCCAAGGTGAAATGCGATTCAACCCTATTATAAACCTCAATATCGTGAGTGGTAGAATCGGAACAGCCATACTCACTAACAACAAGTAGTTTTGTTTGGTAGGTTACATCGTTTATGGCATCATTATTAATATAGGTATGCTGAGGACTTTCTTGAACCGATGATCCTCCATCGCCATAGGTCCAGTAGTAATACGAATTCGCAAGTGGAGTGCCAACGCCAGTAAAGGAACTGTTATTATTCAGAGTTACATCGAGCGGATTACATCCACGATCAACTGTTGGAGCAAACTGAGCAGTAACCTCAGGGAAGATAGAGAGTGGCATGTTAAACTGATCGGTACAGCCGTGGCTGTTAACAACTGTCAAGCGGGTAGTTGGATTCTGAACCACACCTGTTTGGTTAACATGTTGATGAGTAATAGTATTTGGGTCTGCAGGAAGGGTTATCTGATCGGTGGTTCCGTCACCATCCCAATCCCAACGGTACTCTGTTATACCACTATGCTTCTCATACTCATAGGTGATGTTAAGAGGGGAACAACCAAAGCTGGTATCAATGGCAAACTTAGCATCTATGTAAGGATACACGATAATGTTAGTAGAAATTTGGTCGGTACAACCATAATCGGTGTAAACGGTTAATGTTACAGGATAGGTTACATCGGCACCAGTAAGGTTAGTAAAGGTGTGAGTTGGTGATGGATCAATTGATGTTCCGCCATCGCCAAAATCCCAATTGAAAACAGTGGCATTTGCCTTAGAATTATTAGTAAAGTTGACAGTAAGCTCATTACAGCCTTCGGAAACATCGGTATTGAAGTTCGCAGTTACAGAAGGATAAATGGTTATATCATGAGAATCGGTATCGGTACATCCCCCCTCATTGGTTACAGTTAATTTAATTGTTCGGGTCACCGGTGTAAGACCATTATTGGTATAAGGATGATTGTGATCGAGATTAGTTCCTCCATTTGTACCATCGCCATAATCCCAATTGTAGCTAACAATGCCACCGCGTGAGTTGTTATCGATACTAGCGGTTACAGGCGAACATTGAGCCGTAGGCGAAACAGCAAAATCGGCATAGATTTGGCTAAAAATTCTAATGTTTGTTGTTGCAACATCCTCGCATCCGAACTGATTTCGAGCGGTAAGAGTTACGGTATAATCCTTAAAACTATTTGTCTGATTGTCGTAGGTATGAGTCGGGTTAACCAGAGCCGAAGTTGCCCCGTCGCCAAAATCCCAAATGTAAGTATTAACCACGTTGCCGGGGTTGGTAGCTGTTGGTGAAGTACCATTAGTAAACACAACACTACTAAGGTTGCAATACTGAGCTTGAGGAGTGGTAAATGCTGCATTTACTTCGGGGTAAACCCGTACGGTGCGGGTAACGGTTTTCTGGCAACGCTTGCCCGTGTTATATACGGTTAGCTCAATATTGTAGTCAATATACGTACCCGTGGTATTTGTAAGAATCATTGTTGTATCGAGCCCTGTGGTTTTAAAAAGAGTGCCGTTAAGTCGCCACTCATACCTTGCCGTATCGCCGGTGCTCAGGTTATTGATATTTACGGTTACAGGAGAGCAACCCGAGGTTACATCAATGGTAAAATCAGCAGTAAAGGCGGAGTATATGGTAATGCTTGCAGTGGCAGTATCGCGACAGGCAAAGGGGGATGTTGCAATCATCCTCATCTGGTAGGTAGTATCGAAAGCGAAAGTGCTGTTAAAAGTATGTGTTACCGTTCCGGCAGGGTCGCCGGTTACCTCGTTAAAGCCATCGCCAAATTCCCACAGATATGAATCGACAGTATTAGTGGAAGAATTATTTGTAAAGGTAACCGTTTGTGGGTTACAACCCTCGTGGGTA containing:
- a CDS encoding PKD domain-containing protein — translated: MLKRFGYFFLLLLLALGANAQTDTEFWFVVPEVTLNHWRPGGANAYLKFSTGLLPATITISMPANQYDPVANPTGFPDIVINMPANSFHEEDLTCWVVRRVNPARPDCGSIPINVQYAYTDYVDVNLLENKPLTPDGINRFGLRITSTNPITAYWEVSRRNNKDIWALKGRNGLGDDFFIPFQTHGNNNAGRIDDTPSAIDVVATEDNTVVTFQLPAGIRASYGNPMTNVAPGGTVNVTLNRGETFSLFPIGKSSSTANKLRGTRVTSTKPIAITIKDDSFYHTSGGCFDLAGDQMVPVDIAGLEYAVIRTQLDYHDHIYILGTQDGTNVTVYNTGGAVVASTTVNAGQQLYYQIAGDTYYRIVADQPVYVWHVGGFGCEQGGALLPPIDICTGSTQVAFARTSSEDFYMIIMVRQGAENGFLFDGVVRNDLIDPGSFTPIPGSQWSVARTKSIPTGQISVGSHFIENTDDLFHIGIINGGGTSGCFYGYFSDYNELNVEAVVAGTNSDVLKTCYGNPVQLYAYGGTDYHWWPGESLSDSTSQLPFATPLVNTKYFVEVSGACDMKDTATIDVLVSTPITASFITDKVEGCAPLEVTFEDKSTGVAYWRYDFGDATAYLKYDTDPATPDPDPPSPFTFTHTFQNNTDTAITYKVVLLAKNADYCSEVYEKYITVYPSINADFSPNTHEGCNPQTVTFTNNSSTNTVDSYLWEFGDGFNEVTGDPAGTVTHTFNSTFAFDTTYQMRMIATSPFACRDTATASITIYSAFTADFTIDVTSGCSPVTVNINNLSTGDTARYEWRLNGTLFKTTGLDTTMILTNTTGTYIDYNIELTVYNTGKRCQKTVTRTVRVYPEVNAAFTTPQAQYCNLSSVVFTNGTSPTATNPGNVVNTYIWDFGDGATSALVNPTHTYDNQTNSFKDYTVTLTARNQFGCEDVATTNIRIFSQIYADFAVSPTAQCSPVTASIDNNSRGGIVSYNWDYGDGTNGGTNLDHNHPYTNNGLTPVTRTIKLTVTNEGGCTDTDSHDITIYPSVTANFNTDVSEGCNELTVNFTNNSKANATVFNWDFGDGGTSIDPSPTHTFTNLTGADVTYPVTLTVYTDYGCTDQISTNIIVYPYIDAKFAIDTSFGCSPLNITYEYEKHSGITEYRWDWDGDGTTDQITLPADPNTITHQHVNQTGVVQNPTTRLTVVNSHGCTDQFNMPLSIFPEVTAQFAPTVDRGCNPLDVTLNNNSSFTGVGTPLANSYYYWTYGDGGSSVQESPQHTYINNDAINDVTYQTKLLVVSEYGCSDSTTHDIEVYNRVESHFTLEYAENCTPFDVTFHPEAIGASTYIWTYGGAPGLPASETFANGNNFTRTFTNTDPNNIAIYTVTLEARNDEGCPAFETHDIEVYPIVDAQFNASTLSGCSDLTVDLQSTSTGGSLVYLWEFGNGQSGDTPNVTHTFTNRGSVDSVYVVKHLVINPMGCKDSITQNITVHPKVEAGFVFAQQSQCTPFYVDLTNTSLNGNTFYWYTHYNGDTITSNKNSFKYLIDNTTLNDILTDTIKLITLDAVTGCADTTFRTLSIYPRVVSRFDVDKLQGCNPLTVNFANSSSGLATYLWEFGDGSTTADETPAPHSYSHPYKDQVVQYTAKLTATNAFGCKSQKDTVITVYPLVKADYQWDLFEGCTPLTINLYNSSTSPLYKYRWDFGDGRPFSYNDQPGSVTYTNPTNSPPVIQTPTITLRTSYSGDTLCIDSLKLPVKVFPHIYPEFSGNLEGCHPLTVNFNNQTVAFSSNNSYIWSLGTGVNSLSDNPVLTYNNTHKFVDSTFVVKMIAVSEHGCTDSVEHNVVVHPRPYAAMELTGEYISCPPFDVEIDNNSLGTNLTFEYDFGDGTDSTTTSTANMLHTFHNLTNNTQPYLIELRAITEFGCDDSVYQTVYVFPEVVASYVANPGYQACSPFEVSFENNTTNARFYKWDFADGISSSLKEPKHTFLNFNETDTVYNVVLYASSEYECFDRDTQQITVWATPIADIAVDPPLKVFPDATFDIYNQSSPAADSWNYSWTFGDNTFSTEKKPGSHTYTRWGPKEKGYKYQITMRVDAPNNCSDADTAIIYLMPTEPVALFNTSVDSACAPMEVQFVDASLYADTYFWEFGDGETSTDRNPRHTYSEPGYYTAKLTVQNDAGPRFYYKILRVYDGPKAEFAIQPQRVMLPDATVHAYNLSKNFSRCLWDFGDGYQSTERDPVHTYEKLGEFRVSLWAYMDYGNDVCVDSISKYPAVWVEGVGYIRFPNAFKPSPDGPNGGYYDAIDYKNEVFHPYHFGVVEYKLMIFSRWGEQLFTSTDVNIGWDGYVKGKLAQQGVYMWRAIGKFTNGKTFDMKGNVTLLR